TTCCAGCCCAGCGTGGTCTTGCAGTTCTCACAGTAGATATCTGCTACGGCGTGGAGGCCTGTGAGCAGAACTCTCTCCTCTGCAGGACCACACCCTACATTCACCCTGAAAGAGCAAGAATGGGTACAGAGAAACATGAGACTTGAACATGCTTGGTTTTCAGTACAACGTGCTCAGAGTGAGTCACTGAATCCCACCTACTCACTCTCAGACCATACAGAACTGGCAAGCATTGACTCTaacagcccccccccccacacacacaggcATTCACTGGCTCAGTCTACTAAAAGAACTACGTACCAACATAGAGAAACAATATGCAACAACACTGTATGGAAAATCCTCGTCTCCTGAGGGTAGCGTGCATGGGAAGCTTGTTTCCGACCAGCCAAATTGAAAACAGGTGGAGGGAACAAAGAACAAAAGATGGGACACTCACACTGAGTTGAACAGGTAGGCTCTGCCCTGGCTGCCCTGGAACGACTGCAGAGACAAGAAGAAAGCAACATGACGAGGGCTGCAACACTTTTATATGAATGAAGGAGCAGTTTAGTTTAGGTCATTTATCAACAAATGTGCGCTCGGTGAGTGTTGTTTTTATTGCACGCGGACAAAGTGATTAATTCCTACTGTTGTAACTGTCTTAGACTATAAGGAGAGAAACTGACAGACGTATAACAGTCATCCTCGGTCTACTGTGTTTATTGTTTCTAATAAAAGCCTGTGAAAAAGTGAAGTTGGAACGCATGAAGCACATCTGTTGACTCTACTTTTTCCTCTTTCTTTTCTAAGTGTCCACAAAATGCAACCCAGGTGCCGCTGTGGCCTGCCCGTTACCTTGGATATGAGCTCGTCATGGTTTGCCAGGTGGGCCCGGCAGTGGATGCAGCTGTAGGTCCGGTGGCAGCTCGGCAGGTAAGCCTGAAAAGTCTTGGAGCGCGTCATTCTGACCATGGGCGGAGTAGGCGGGCGGTGCAAAAAGGGACTGCCGGCCCAGGTCGGCTCACAAGGGAAGCACCGCAACACACAGGTGAGGGCCGTGGTGGGCGGTGGGTCGGGAGGTAAACACCTGAGCACAGGCAGAAATGAAAGAGCTCATGGTTCCGTGGTTGCATAACAGTCGCCTCCTTAGAGTGAGTTTGTAGACTCTGGAACTGTTGACGGAGCAGCCGAGGGCAGCTTAAAGCATTTGGCATTTTACTGAGGCTCTGGGATGCGTTTTTAACATTTAAAGGACAGTTTATGCAACACTGTTTCTAAAACTGACAACAAAAGTTGTGTTGTTTTGATGCCGTACGTAAACAAAGGGTGTTTAAAGggcggcccaggggccatttgcagATTATTTTATGCGTGTTATTTTATGTAGAAAatttaaaaatagagcaaaaacacATGGCGTAACCTGCAAGCTTTTTTTCccagccttttaaaaaaaatacatgcgtGATTGCAATACAATGAGGCCCACCTTCCGCaacccaccaccacaaatagattttaGCAGGGAAGTATGGTCAGGGTAGACAGGTAAGGCAGAGCCTCACTTGTTTTGATTAacaattttaaaaacaaataattcatttaaaaaaaaactgtgttatAAAAGTATTTTTGTGTGATTGAAATCATTTTTACCATTTGCATTTTTCAAAAATTGCTATTTTCCCATTTCCTTATCGTATAGAGTGCAGGAAGTAAATATGAATATTTTTGTGTAATGTGCCATGTCCTGAGTGCACCGAATGAATTATCATAGAAACCAGACGAGGGAGTGTGTAGTATTCCTTTTCTCATTCAGTGAGTAAGCGAGTATTTCCTGTTTGCTTAAGCGCGCTGCTGGCTAAGGGAGTGGCTATTTCTGTTTGTCAGCAATGTCTCTAATATAACATTTCTTGAAACAATTTTACACCATGACTTTCTACAGTGTAGAATCTACGGCCTGTGTAATGCATTTAATTTAAGTGTGACAGCAATATTCTTGCTTATAGGACTATAAATACAGGAAAATCATACTGAGAGGTGCTGTAGTACCCTCAGTCGCCACACACACTGAGTCAGTATACATTTGTGTGGCATACGTGAGCTACCATCGTTTTTCACATAGGAAGCCAGtagattttgtttaaaaaacatagtttacacaaacaaaaacaattaatgaATATTAATGTTTTGCTGAATGAATGTGACCACCAAGATGGAAGATTATATATAAAAGCCGAAAGACATCTCCAAATTGAACTTTGTAAAGAAACACTGTTAGTCTTCTGCAAAACTCTCAAAAAGAGTAAATGCAGGTTTCCAATTTGACATATGTACATCACCCATGTAAACGCAGACAACAGCAATTCAAATGGTTTTCAATAAAGGATGACACATGCACTGTGTTACTTTACTCAGTAACATTGCCAACTGCTGGCCAAACGCATGTCTTAAAAATGATGCATACCCTACTCTAGGTTTTAAGATGAAAACATTGAGGAAATCCTGAAGGCTCAACTCACTTTCAGACCATCAGCTCCCACCAGAGTGGTGGAGCCAGATGGGATCACACAGGACTACTGAAACAGCTGCATTGGGGCGTTTGTCCTCAGTTGCAGGCACTCTTTGTCTTTACCCAACCGGACGCAGGCAGGCTGCAGCGCGAGCATGCATGGAAGTCTACAGTCCAAGGCTGTTGAGTTAATCTCCTTAACCTAACTCTACTGTGAGCCTCGTGCTGCACTCGCTCCATGATACCAAACAGACAGAGCCCTTCAAATACGTGTGTTGCTGCGCATGGTTGACTTAGAAGATTAGTGAGCTGGCCTGGACTATTTCAGTGGTGGATGGAAGTAAGTTCTGGCCACATGTCAAAAACTACATAGATAGCTCTCTTGAACTAAACAAGTGTTTATGTGGCTATTAAATCTCAGCTGTAATATTTCCAAACTTACTATTCAGGCACCTGTTAGTTCacctatatgttttatattccaaaaatatttttaattttctgaTTTTTAAGTAGTATTTAGGGAGATAACGATATGAAAATTTTAAATCACGGTTAtcctgaccaaaattatcacggttaacattattatcgcggtattataGAAtgcgctcaaaaagtacttatgtacacacactgaaatatttttaccaatgtaattttttaaataacaaaaataaatagaccCACTCTTATAAAACCcattattttaaatattggtttgtactgtagcactttaaaatgtatttaaataaaaagtgcatatcaaataaaatctattattatcatcTATCATTTCTGGCTGAcgttgtggcgtcctactctgttcaatGGTCCTCACACGCACTGTAAAAACACCTCAGTCTCGtattcctctgagtatagaaCAATCACTCTGTTGTAAGAGAGCAgtgcttgtaggttcaatgtgcacatttAAATATCCtatttgctcagacagcaatgcgtTTATATaattttagattggggtatgttgtttttaaCGAGGAAAAACATTAAtagctcttgttttcatgttatcatttaagctagcgagctggcaccaGTGAGTTTTTaatgtgcagttatcaatcacggttttccaTCACTTTAATTTAAAACAGTATTACTAACCGTTGGGGGTTTTACCTCGGTTATCAATAAAaccatttattgttacatccataatagtaatgtactgtaagtgtAGTGAGGCTGAAATGTGGATTTAAATGAAGTAGGATATTTAAATCAAATTCCACTAATGAGAGTCACAACATGCAGCACTATTTACTTTGTTGTCTCCTTCCTGTCAGTCTTTAGGTAGCCATCTGAAAAAGCTATTGAATAGCTCTGAATGGAACAAGAGCTGTCATTCCAAGGAACACAAGAAGGATATTTTTACTGGTCTGCATTATGATTGTTTCTAATGAACAGTAATGATTAAGCTTCCATTTATGATAGTAGTGTATGTAATAGTGGTAACTCGATTTTGGGATACAAGCTGTCATGTTTGAGTTGAGAGCAAAAAATCGGGTTACCAGCCTCCTCATTAACTAGTTGGTGTagtaaatgtcacagtgaaccctacAAGCGCCAACCAATACATCTGGTGTCTCACTCGCTATATAGTTACGGTAGTTAAAAAGTCTAAACTTTGTTTTTCCAGTATGTAAAAGTTGGTTTCTCTTATTAAAAAGCATGTTagattattattatgttgtagtAAATGTTGTTTTCCGGGCCCAGAAAGGAATAATggaatttcaattaatttcaattggGATCATTGATTTGAGATATGATTTGGGTTACATTgtaaattatttgccacttgctaaaatgtaaaattttatttcgagaaatgtccctagttttaagagctgtTTGGTTATTTTTAGCCATTGGctttacatcataatcttaattttagcatggatAATTATATGTTGTTTaatctagtttaaaaatgttaaaattgagaaaataactattcaaatctCCACATAACAAAAAATCTTGTTTAAATATTCTGCAATTTCCAGAGGATGCTTAAACTTAAGTATTGCAAgatgaataatgcttgttttcagaatgaaATACatttctatcttaaaagtcctgATAATTACTATGTGTACAATTCTTAATTCAGGATGTGTTATCAAttaaaattaactagctgcatggacaaATAATTTctgtagtttttagtattttttttcctaaaatctagtctttttatcttatattttgtcagctcttttttgttGTGTACAAGCTCAAGTCAATATTTAAATACCACTAattttcatagaaaaaaaaaaactaacccaaTGGTAACCATTACATTTGTTAATATGAATATATAAAAGTGGTGTTCAGAATGCGTTTTTCCGCTTTTTACTTATTTCTCAGTGAATAATGCCTGAATAAACGTGTGAATAAACTAGACATGTCtcgatcaacatttttggccttaGATCCGATCCGATTTCAAGTTCCAatccgatactttgacaatagattatagaactAAAATCTTTTGGGTGTTGCCTTCAAAGCCTTCttgtatccagagacttactccTTGAcaaaaaccctaaaaaaaatgttaaaatgtaaaatattgatctaatcactttggcattgtttataTACAGATACCATACTAGTTATCGACAGCATCGATCACTGCTACTTTATGCTCATGTGGTTTCGAAAGGTCTAAGGAAGAATATTGCTGAAGAGACGGACACCTGGGCAAGCTTAACCAGTGTGCTGACAACAATGTGACCTGACTTCTAAAAATACATGCTTACCAAAATGGTAGTGTAATTGATTCCCCTCTCAATGTCCCATCTGTGACTGACAGTTGAACAGTCATTGGTGGTATTCGCCTTATGCCAAAAACCAGCTTCCCTGAGATCTTAGATGTGTCGAAAACATCTGTGTCCTACAGGTGGCAATAATGTCTCTCATCAAACTTTTTCACTACGAAAAAGCTACTCCATACAGAATTTGAGTCGCATGGAAACTTATTGGAGCCAAGCCCTTTGGAAGAACGTCTGATCTCCTATAAAGACTTCTAGAGATGTGCCAATTTGATATCAGGATGTGAATGTTTTACCCattaattattgtttacttgcttgtttgtatccataattaattaatacatttttcggactacaaggcacacttaaaatcctctaattttctcaaaaatcgacagtgcgccttataacccggtgcgcctaatgtacggaatcattctggttgtacttaccgacctcgaagcaattttatttggtacatgatttaatgataagtgtgaccagtagatgatagtcacacatgagagatacgggtagactgcaatatgacgccagcaaacaacacaaaaacttgaaatgttccattgataataaagaacattacacacggcactcaaagatctgtcaaaatgttttagtacgactttgaagccgcaccgcttgatggattgtcggcccattacggctaccgtagtcagagatacaagtattactatggcgtgtgtataaggaccgcaaaatggcacccattagcagacatattatctggcgtcttgtgtcacaatattatgcaaaaccaacttttcttaccttctggtacctgctgatgtgtatttgagatctgcatacgtcctgaaaatttgcacactgtggtccgtgccgatgccgtagtcgataagcttcttctatttcactatcttcttgtaatGGGGCATTCCCcgtttgctgttgccatttctaatataaattagCGTAAggctctaacttatatctcgctatggaagcgctaaaaactactataattcacccacggaactttagttattagagagttccggttggatgttttttcacaggacacatttccgactttgttgcactagtgagccatgggtgagaagatgctgctccgttgttgatttaagtaaagtctgaatgtcatttaaacagttagttccatcttttgacacttcttccactcccgtccttgcacgctacaccgctacaacaaagacgacggggataagacgctgtcgaaggtgagccacgtaaataagaccgcccacaaaacggcgcatcctgaagcgactgtcagaaagcgactagaagatggtctgtaaaacataatcttttgaccaaggaaccaccattatatgttatgtagatcacaaggaagtgttttgaatttAGAAACAAATCATAATGTGACCCTTTTAATGTgcgtttgtatgaaaaaagacctgaatagacccgttcatcggcagtgcgccttatggtccagaaaatacggtaattccccaacaagaaataacaggaatataagaAACTTCACCGGCAGAGTTCAGTATtccgtatttatttcacagtcatacAGGTTGActtattttgctaaaaagttactgaatcgattttaaCTCACGGAATTGTATAGTTCTAAAAAACTACTATCGTTCCTGAAATTGATCAGTAACCCCAAATtat
The genomic region above belongs to Nerophis lumbriciformis linkage group LG30, RoL_Nlum_v2.1, whole genome shotgun sequence and contains:
- the LOC133572733 gene encoding protein yippee-like 2, with amino-acid sequence MVRMTRSKTFQAYLPSCHRTYSCIHCRAHLANHDELISKSFQGSQGRAYLFNSVVNVGCGPAEERVLLTGLHAVADIYCENCKTTLGWKYEHAFESSQKYKEGKFIIELAHMIKDNGWD